Proteins from a single region of Terriglobales bacterium:
- the fmt gene encoding methionyl-tRNA formyltransferase, whose translation MDVVFCGTPRFAVPTLERLVEGGFRVRLVVTQPDKPRGRGMALAASPVKERAVELGLSIIQPDKIKNNEEFRSRLIELKPEAIIVVGYGRIIPQWMIELPRLGNINLHASLLPKYRGAAPIQWAIASGETVTGVTTMRIDAGLDTGDILLQQEMPILAEDTSETLAPRLASVGADLVVKTLHGLQSGSVHPTPQDHNRASLAPILKREDGLIDFRRTAEEILNRKRGFQPWPGAFTTFRGKQLRVWTGTPAGAVIPPGEISVLEDRLLVGSGGGTALDLLELQPEGKRRMSAPDFIHGYHPRAGEKFGE comes from the coding sequence ATGGACGTAGTATTCTGCGGCACGCCACGATTCGCCGTCCCGACTTTGGAAAGATTAGTAGAGGGTGGTTTTCGCGTGCGACTGGTGGTCACGCAACCTGACAAGCCGCGTGGCCGTGGTATGGCGCTGGCTGCATCTCCTGTGAAGGAGAGGGCGGTCGAGCTCGGGCTGTCCATCATTCAGCCGGACAAAATTAAAAATAACGAGGAATTCCGCAGTCGGCTCATCGAGCTCAAACCTGAAGCGATCATCGTGGTCGGCTATGGACGCATCATTCCGCAATGGATGATTGAGCTTCCGCGGTTAGGCAATATCAACCTGCACGCCTCGCTTCTGCCGAAGTATCGCGGTGCAGCGCCAATTCAATGGGCGATTGCCAGTGGTGAAACGGTCACCGGAGTGACCACAATGCGGATTGATGCCGGACTTGATACCGGTGACATTCTGTTGCAACAAGAAATGCCGATTTTGGCGGAGGACACTTCCGAGACGCTGGCGCCTCGCCTGGCATCGGTCGGCGCGGATCTGGTGGTGAAAACGCTGCATGGGTTGCAGTCCGGGAGCGTGCACCCCACTCCGCAAGATCACAACCGTGCATCTTTAGCGCCAATTCTGAAACGCGAGGATGGGCTGATAGATTTCCGGCGCACTGCTGAAGAGATTCTTAACCGGAAGCGTGGGTTTCAGCCCTGGCCCGGCGCCTTCACCACCTTTCGCGGAAAACAACTGCGCGTGTGGACAGGCACTCCGGCAGGCGCCGTGATTCCACCCGGTGAAATCTCAGTATTAGAAGATCGCTTGTTGGTCGGCTCCGGCGGCGGCACGGCGCTGGATCTTCTGGAACTTCAACCCGAGGGAAAGCGGCGCATGAGCGCACCTGACTTCATCCACGGATACCATCCCCGCGCGGGCGAGAAGTTTGGGGAGTAG
- the def gene encoding peptide deformylase has product MATVSNEPPKRMIYPIVKYGDPVLEKAAAPVTVFDDDLRKLVEEMFESMYAAHGVGLAAPQIGISKRLAVVDVTFKEDPNAKLVLVNPEIIHKEGKQTQNEGCLSIPEFREPVTRPKRVTVRAQDVHGKFFEHTGEDLLARALMHETDHLNGRLYIHHISALKRDLMKRKIRKMVKAGEW; this is encoded by the coding sequence ATGGCTACCGTTTCGAATGAACCTCCAAAGCGAATGATCTATCCCATCGTGAAATATGGGGACCCGGTCCTGGAGAAGGCGGCCGCACCCGTAACAGTTTTTGATGACGATCTTCGCAAGCTGGTGGAGGAGATGTTCGAGTCTATGTATGCTGCCCACGGCGTTGGACTGGCGGCCCCGCAAATCGGGATTTCCAAGCGCCTCGCCGTCGTGGATGTCACCTTCAAAGAAGACCCTAATGCCAAACTGGTGTTGGTCAACCCCGAAATCATCCACAAGGAGGGAAAACAGACGCAGAATGAGGGCTGCTTGAGCATCCCCGAATTTCGCGAGCCGGTGACCCGGCCAAAGCGCGTCACCGTGCGCGCTCAGGACGTGCACGGCAAATTCTTTGAGCACACAGGCGAAGACCTGCTCGCCCGCGCTTTGATGCACGAAACCGACCACCTCAATGGCCGCCTATACATCCATCACATCAGCGCGCTGAAACGCGACCTGATGAAACGCAAGATCCGAAAAATGGTGAAAGCCGGCGAATGGTAG
- the aroC gene encoding chorismate synthase — MLRYFTAGESHGEALVSLLSGMPAGLKIDTAYLDRELWRRQQGYGRGGRMKIETDRVHILSGVRQGETIGSPIAILLENKDWKNWQEALPVGKGDAAAHRAVKSPRPGHADLAGALKYNFPEARYVLERASARESAARVAIGAIAKLFLQELGIEVLSHVLAVGNAALASAEVEWEKIRALADRDEVLLSCVDPETEQQMKAEVDRVLRTGDSVGGVFEVVAHKVPPGLGTYAQWDERLDGLLAGAVMSLQAVKAVEIGVGVAAATSPGSQVHDEIAFKRGGATGNSSLSGFHRKHNHAGGIEGGVSNGEDILVRGYLKPISTLRRPLESVDFKTRQPVKAAYERSDVCVVPAAGVAAEAMVALTLARCALEKFGGDSMTETLRNFEGYRQQIREY; from the coding sequence ATGCTGCGCTATTTTACAGCTGGCGAGTCGCACGGGGAGGCATTGGTCTCGCTCCTCTCAGGAATGCCAGCTGGGCTGAAGATTGACACCGCCTATCTCGATAGAGAGCTCTGGCGGAGGCAGCAGGGCTATGGCCGCGGCGGCCGAATGAAAATTGAAACTGACCGTGTGCATATCCTTTCAGGGGTGCGCCAAGGTGAGACCATCGGGTCACCCATCGCTATCCTTTTGGAAAATAAGGACTGGAAGAACTGGCAGGAAGCTCTACCGGTTGGCAAAGGCGATGCAGCCGCACACCGAGCGGTAAAGTCGCCGCGTCCTGGACATGCTGATCTGGCCGGTGCTCTGAAGTACAACTTCCCAGAAGCGAGATACGTTTTAGAACGAGCCTCCGCCAGAGAATCGGCGGCGCGGGTAGCCATCGGGGCGATCGCCAAGCTTTTCTTGCAGGAGCTGGGGATTGAAGTGCTTAGCCACGTATTGGCGGTAGGAAATGCGGCCCTCGCCAGCGCCGAGGTGGAATGGGAGAAAATCCGAGCGCTGGCAGACCGAGATGAAGTTCTGTTGAGCTGTGTAGACCCTGAGACAGAGCAGCAAATGAAGGCCGAGGTTGACCGAGTTCTCCGCACTGGAGACTCCGTGGGTGGAGTGTTCGAAGTCGTCGCCCATAAGGTTCCGCCCGGCTTGGGCACGTACGCTCAATGGGACGAGCGACTCGACGGCCTGCTGGCTGGGGCAGTAATGTCCCTGCAGGCGGTGAAGGCGGTAGAGATCGGGGTGGGCGTTGCGGCTGCCACTTCCCCTGGTTCCCAGGTGCATGATGAAATAGCTTTTAAGCGGGGTGGGGCGACTGGAAACAGTTCACTTAGCGGTTTCCATCGCAAGCACAACCACGCGGGGGGAATCGAGGGCGGCGTTTCCAATGGCGAGGACATCCTGGTGCGTGGTTACTTGAAGCCGATTTCGACCTTGAGGCGGCCGCTGGAATCGGTGGATTTCAAGACCCGCCAACCGGTGAAGGCTGCCTACGAGCGTTCCGATGTGTGCGTTGTACCTGCGGCGGGAGTGGCGGCGGAAGCCATGGTGGCTCTTACGCTCGCGCGCTGTGCTCTGGAAAAGTTCGGCGGCGATTCCATGACTGAGACTTTGCGAAATTTCGAAGGCTACCGCCAACAAATCCGGGAATACTAA
- a CDS encoding GAF domain-containing sensor histidine kinase yields MSPPLLLKESSRGQILEAVRVLRPFFPEITSAWRSRMFEEFQFDGRAMISLERLNLGTGFALFCQGDFTTFAENLNYFGTRLAKMQVETRAVARSLELYELFCEPYVAKAFGDRRTEIVAALEMFSSVTFVSVSLAYFEMQRAASAALLTVLDAELSAPDLPGLLKKVLEITASTFGAELGAILLRDPETEMLRVGASVGFGADQEEEQGVRPGEGFTGRVALTGEADQLTETTDSEGDPDPILRRKAKSLWAAPLKKSADEIIGVLEIGFPMVYQWMPTERELMRAIADRSALAIHRMQMTDALRERESRIAELSGHLLRVQEEERKHISRELHDETGQGLMVIRLYLGMLESSLHSRPAHQKISETLAVVDRTIEGLRRMIGRLTPLVLQELGMVAAIRKEAKDLSKNTGVKARVAVAENVGRLAPETETAIYRVVQEALHNVAKHAQAKNTTIQMTREDGAVKLAIEDDGVGFVQKGISKVRSFGLAGMRERIVALGGCVKVRSSKGRGTRIEVTVPDATSPAPLPAMAADSAYPGRGVAVSSTAS; encoded by the coding sequence TTGTCCCCTCCGCTGTTATTGAAAGAGAGCTCGCGTGGACAGATCCTGGAGGCAGTGCGCGTTCTGAGGCCGTTCTTTCCAGAGATCACCAGCGCCTGGCGGAGTCGCATGTTTGAGGAGTTTCAGTTTGACGGCCGCGCCATGATCTCCCTGGAACGCCTAAACCTCGGTACTGGCTTTGCACTGTTCTGCCAGGGAGACTTCACTACCTTCGCTGAGAACCTGAACTATTTCGGCACACGGCTGGCCAAGATGCAGGTGGAGACCAGGGCGGTAGCGCGCTCGTTGGAACTCTACGAGCTCTTTTGTGAGCCTTACGTTGCCAAGGCCTTTGGCGACCGCCGCACAGAAATCGTGGCCGCACTGGAAATGTTCTCTTCGGTCACATTTGTTTCGGTGTCACTTGCTTATTTCGAGATGCAGAGGGCTGCGTCGGCGGCGCTGCTAACGGTCCTGGATGCCGAGTTGTCTGCTCCTGATCTGCCCGGACTCTTGAAAAAAGTTCTGGAAATTACCGCTTCGACCTTCGGAGCAGAACTGGGCGCTATTCTCTTGCGTGATCCCGAGACGGAAATGCTCCGGGTAGGTGCTTCCGTGGGCTTCGGGGCCGACCAGGAAGAGGAACAGGGAGTGCGTCCCGGCGAGGGATTCACTGGCAGGGTGGCGTTGACCGGTGAGGCTGACCAGTTAACCGAGACCACCGATTCCGAGGGCGATCCCGATCCCATCCTGCGTCGCAAAGCGAAATCTCTTTGGGCGGCGCCGCTCAAAAAGAGTGCGGATGAGATCATCGGTGTTTTGGAAATAGGCTTTCCCATGGTTTACCAGTGGATGCCGACGGAACGAGAGCTGATGCGCGCCATCGCCGATCGTTCCGCTTTGGCCATTCATCGCATGCAAATGACGGACGCGCTGCGCGAACGTGAGTCGCGAATTGCCGAACTCTCCGGACACCTGCTGCGAGTGCAGGAAGAGGAACGGAAACACATCAGCCGCGAACTGCATGACGAGACGGGGCAGGGACTCATGGTGATCCGCTTGTACCTGGGAATGCTTGAGAGCAGCCTGCATTCGCGTCCTGCACACCAGAAGATCAGCGAGACGTTGGCGGTGGTAGATCGCACTATTGAAGGACTGCGGCGCATGATCGGCCGGCTCACACCCCTGGTCTTGCAAGAGTTGGGCATGGTGGCGGCGATCCGCAAGGAAGCCAAGGACCTCAGCAAGAATACCGGGGTGAAGGCACGAGTCGCGGTCGCGGAGAATGTGGGGAGGTTAGCGCCAGAAACCGAAACCGCCATCTACCGCGTGGTCCAAGAGGCCCTCCATAACGTAGCCAAACATGCCCAGGCCAAGAACACAACCATTCAAATGACCCGCGAGGATGGGGCGGTAAAGCTGGCCATAGAGGATGACGGCGTGGGTTTCGTGCAGAAAGGCATCTCCAAGGTCCGAAGCTTTGGCCTCGCGGGGATGCGTGAGCGCATTGTGGCCCTGGGGGGGTGTGTAAAAGTGCGATCCAGCAAAGGACGCGGTACTCGCATCGAAGTAACCGTGCCCGATGCAACGTCGCCGGCTCCGTTACCCGCCATGGCGGCGGATAGTGCGTATCCCGGGCGCGGAGTGGCAGTCAGTTCCACGGCAAGCTAA
- a CDS encoding response regulator transcription factor — MPKIKCLLVDDHTLFRQGVRRLLEGESDFEVVGEAADAGDALEKARELRPDVVLMDIGMPGLSSFEAARQIRKNRPETKLLFLTMYEDEDYLVQCLEVGAAGYVLKDTPAPQLVSAVRDVYKGGKYLSSQVLSKLVEDFRARVRDAKMRPRMSTLTPREREILKLLAEGNSVKEIAVLLGLSVKTVEAHKFNLMRKLDIHNKAQLVTYAIQKKIIKIPVNQ, encoded by the coding sequence ATGCCCAAGATTAAGTGCTTGCTGGTCGACGACCATACGCTGTTCCGTCAGGGCGTGCGCCGGTTACTCGAAGGAGAGTCCGATTTTGAGGTCGTTGGGGAGGCAGCTGACGCCGGTGATGCGCTAGAGAAGGCGCGCGAACTCCGCCCTGACGTGGTCTTGATGGATATCGGCATGCCCGGATTGTCCTCGTTCGAGGCGGCCCGTCAGATTCGCAAAAATCGTCCCGAGACGAAATTGCTATTTCTTACCATGTACGAGGACGAAGACTATCTTGTGCAGTGCCTGGAAGTGGGCGCTGCGGGATACGTCCTGAAGGACACGCCCGCTCCGCAGTTGGTCAGTGCTGTTCGCGACGTTTACAAGGGTGGAAAGTATTTAAGCTCGCAAGTGCTGAGTAAGCTGGTGGAAGATTTCCGGGCACGCGTGCGCGATGCCAAAATGCGCCCCCGCATGTCCACTCTCACCCCTCGGGAGCGCGAGATATTGAAGCTGCTGGCTGAAGGCAATTCGGTCAAGGAGATCGCAGTACTCCTGGGTCTGAGCGTCAAGACGGTCGAAGCACACAAATTCAATCTCATGCGCAAGCTCGACATTCACAATAAGGCCCAGCTCGTCACTTACGCGATCCAGAAGAAAATCATTAAAATACCCGTAAATCAGTAG
- a CDS encoding haloacid dehalogenase type II produces the protein MRRAFVMLDFNHFQVLTFDCYGTLIDWESGILAALRPILHAHGKQLDDSAILQLYSELEPQLQQSEFQPYGQVLKNVVRGLGKRLGFSPSDAEAASLAESLKDWRPFPDTVAALRELKTRYKLAIISNTEDAMFAETNKQLGIAFDQIVTAQQAQAYKPSHKIFRLALKKIAVPADRILHVAQSLYHDVVPARELGLATVWVNRAASKDGSGATRRAADAQPDLEVRDLETLARLMMREGGSAVASSHSDRSE, from the coding sequence TTGCGCCGCGCATTTGTCATGCTCGATTTCAACCACTTCCAGGTCCTCACGTTTGATTGTTACGGCACGCTCATTGACTGGGAGAGCGGTATCCTCGCAGCTTTGCGTCCGATTCTGCATGCGCACGGAAAGCAACTCGACGACTCGGCCATCCTGCAGCTTTATTCTGAATTGGAGCCGCAGTTACAGCAGAGCGAATTTCAACCGTATGGCCAGGTGCTCAAGAATGTAGTCAGGGGATTGGGGAAACGGCTCGGTTTTAGCCCTTCAGACGCCGAAGCAGCGTCGCTAGCCGAATCGCTGAAGGATTGGCGTCCTTTCCCAGATACAGTCGCCGCTCTTCGGGAGTTGAAGACGCGCTACAAGCTGGCGATCATATCCAATACCGAGGACGCAATGTTCGCTGAGACCAACAAACAACTGGGGATTGCCTTCGATCAAATCGTTACCGCACAGCAAGCGCAGGCTTATAAACCATCCCACAAAATATTCCGCCTCGCGCTAAAGAAAATCGCGGTGCCGGCCGATCGCATTCTGCACGTCGCCCAAAGCCTCTATCACGACGTGGTGCCCGCGCGCGAGCTAGGTCTTGCCACGGTGTGGGTGAATCGAGCCGCCAGCAAGGACGGCTCAGGTGCAACGCGCCGAGCTGCTGACGCACAGCCTGACCTGGAAGTTCGGGACTTGGAAACGTTGGCAAGATTGATGATGCGGGAAGGGGGCAGCGCGGTCGCAAGCTCTCATTCCGACCGCTCGGAATGA
- a CDS encoding OB-fold nucleic acid binding domain-containing protein, producing MKDFYISDCASCENKVITSSFVVAVKQVKPKKTGEPYLALTLADRGGQIEAKMWDNVTDALNAFEQDDYVKVKGLINRYKNHFQLTIHKVRKLQQSEIEFDDYLPKCSKDINQLWQTLADFVATFSNPHLKSLVQAFMSDAEIAAAYRNAPAAKTLHHAYIGGLLDHVVSLFKSCDLVSRNYPLVDRDLLLTGAFLHDVGKIYELSYNRSFAYTTRGQLLGHMIIELEMLQAKIAQLQDFPQELKTLLEHLIISHHGEYEFGSPKLPMFPEALMLHYLDDLDSKMESMRAHLERESNLEGAWTGYNASLGRPLLKREKFLEPTAEPAQAQAAASAAGSAGVLTGMESGNGQHSGTSALSVVSADCEPATKTS from the coding sequence ATGAAAGACTTCTATATCTCCGATTGCGCCAGCTGCGAGAACAAGGTGATCACCTCCAGCTTTGTGGTCGCGGTTAAACAGGTGAAGCCGAAGAAAACCGGTGAGCCGTATCTGGCGCTGACTCTGGCAGATCGAGGCGGCCAAATCGAAGCCAAGATGTGGGACAACGTCACCGATGCGCTCAATGCTTTCGAGCAGGATGACTACGTCAAGGTCAAAGGACTGATCAACCGCTACAAGAACCACTTTCAGCTTACGATCCATAAAGTGCGGAAGTTGCAGCAGTCGGAAATCGAATTTGACGACTACCTGCCCAAATGCAGCAAAGATATCAACCAGCTATGGCAGACACTCGCCGATTTCGTAGCCACGTTCAGTAATCCACATCTGAAATCTCTGGTTCAGGCTTTCATGAGTGACGCGGAGATCGCTGCGGCGTATCGCAATGCCCCCGCCGCCAAGACCCTGCATCACGCATACATTGGCGGGCTGCTAGACCACGTGGTGTCCTTGTTTAAGTCATGTGATCTGGTGAGCCGTAATTATCCGCTGGTAGATCGCGATCTTCTCCTGACGGGCGCATTCCTGCATGACGTGGGAAAAATCTACGAGCTCAGCTACAACCGGTCGTTTGCCTACACGACGCGCGGCCAGTTACTGGGCCACATGATCATCGAACTGGAGATGCTGCAGGCCAAAATCGCCCAGCTGCAGGACTTCCCCCAGGAGCTCAAAACATTGCTCGAGCACTTGATCATCAGCCATCACGGCGAATACGAATTCGGCTCTCCCAAGCTACCAATGTTTCCCGAGGCGCTCATGCTTCACTATCTTGACGACCTCGACTCGAAGATGGAGAGCATGCGTGCGCACCTGGAACGTGAGTCCAACCTTGAGGGAGCCTGGACCGGATACAACGCTTCGCTAGGACGCCCATTGCTGAAGCGGGAGAAGTTTCTTGAGCCAACGGCAGAACCGGCGCAGGCCCAGGCAGCGGCCTCCGCGGCGGGCAGCGCTGGAGTGTTAACGGGAATGGAATCCGGCAACGGGCAACACAGCGGGACCAGTGCTCTCTCTGTGGTGTCCGCAGACTGCGAGCCCGCAACAAAAACGTCCTAG
- a CDS encoding peptidylprolyl isomerase produces the protein MKSVVLLSVIFALAPMSVLTAATPADTKSDTVVEEIIARVDNHIITHSDYTRSQEQVRSEAQQQGMPSQELGEREKDVLRDLIDQQLLVEKGAEDGITGDTDLVKKLDEIRKQMGLGSMEELEKSAQAQGISYEDFKQNMRNNIVTQQVIQREVGSQIRVSKEEAQKFYNEHRSELERPEQVRLSEILVSTAAKSAPKADSSKPGPSSEATPASSVPEVPEEERVAQAEAKASQLLAEIRKGAKFDEVARKNSDGPSAAQGGDLGLFKRGTLAKELEDTTFAMKAGEVSNVIRTKQGFVILQVTEHQMPGVPPFKEVEARVQDALYYQKLQPALRAYLTKLREQAFIDIKPGYVDSGASPNETKPIYTTASAAEGSKKLKKKKKFLLF, from the coding sequence ATGAAATCAGTTGTTCTGCTCTCAGTCATTTTCGCCCTAGCCCCAATGTCCGTTCTTACGGCGGCAACTCCTGCCGACACAAAGTCGGACACCGTAGTAGAGGAGATCATTGCTCGGGTGGACAATCACATCATCACCCATTCTGATTACACGCGCAGCCAAGAGCAGGTTCGCAGCGAGGCCCAACAACAGGGTATGCCCAGCCAGGAGCTAGGCGAGCGTGAAAAGGACGTACTTCGGGACCTTATTGATCAGCAGCTACTGGTTGAAAAGGGAGCCGAGGACGGCATAACCGGGGATACGGACCTGGTCAAGAAGCTGGATGAGATTCGTAAACAGATGGGGTTGGGATCCATGGAGGAGCTAGAAAAATCGGCGCAAGCCCAGGGAATCTCATACGAAGATTTTAAGCAGAACATGCGGAACAACATCGTGACCCAACAGGTGATTCAGCGCGAGGTAGGGTCACAGATAAGAGTTTCCAAGGAAGAGGCGCAGAAGTTTTACAACGAGCATAGAAGTGAGCTGGAGCGTCCCGAGCAGGTGCGCCTGAGCGAGATTTTAGTTTCGACCGCGGCAAAGTCCGCACCTAAAGCTGACAGCTCCAAGCCTGGGCCATCGAGTGAGGCCACGCCAGCCAGTAGTGTCCCCGAGGTCCCGGAAGAGGAACGGGTGGCACAGGCGGAGGCCAAAGCCAGCCAATTGCTCGCAGAGATCCGCAAAGGAGCAAAGTTCGACGAAGTAGCGAGAAAGAACTCCGATGGCCCTAGCGCTGCCCAGGGCGGCGATCTGGGACTGTTTAAGCGCGGAACCCTGGCTAAGGAATTGGAAGACACGACATTTGCTATGAAAGCCGGCGAGGTTTCCAACGTAATTCGCACTAAACAGGGTTTTGTCATCCTGCAGGTTACGGAGCACCAGATGCCAGGCGTACCGCCGTTCAAAGAGGTGGAGGCCAGGGTACAGGATGCGTTGTATTACCAGAAATTACAGCCTGCGTTGCGTGCCTACCTCACGAAGCTGCGTGAGCAAGCTTTCATTGACATCAAACCGGGTTACGTTGACAGCGGCGCCAGCCCCAACGAAACCAAGCCTATTTACACCACAGCCTCAGCAGCGGAAGGCAGCAAAAAGCTTAAAAAGAAGAAGAAGTTCCTGCTGTTTTAG
- a CDS encoding SpoIIE family protein phosphatase: MKLPFMRAVATAPDYRKPAPSALPIMPGIDVGAAYCIARMGGDFYEFIAAGSNRLIFALFDISGKRAQALDIAATVQDGMRDAVPKLFSEQDINESEAITELTHSVNRAILSQASSSHYSPAFLGCFNLGLGTLAYVGAGHPPALIKDGSGVTTLESTGLPLGLFSHATYEPQISVLQPGAVLLLASRGLWESQCKGEEFGGERLKESLADEQFTDAQYLCEAILRTVQRYTCAPLLHNDATVIALLRTNPGSN; the protein is encoded by the coding sequence ATGAAACTGCCTTTCATGAGAGCGGTGGCCACCGCCCCGGATTACCGCAAACCGGCGCCGAGTGCACTTCCAATCATGCCGGGAATTGATGTCGGCGCTGCTTATTGCATCGCTCGCATGGGAGGAGACTTCTACGAGTTCATTGCCGCAGGGTCGAATCGGCTGATATTTGCCCTGTTCGACATCTCCGGAAAACGCGCCCAAGCTCTAGACATAGCCGCCACCGTGCAGGATGGCATGCGCGATGCGGTTCCCAAGCTATTCAGCGAGCAAGATATCAACGAGAGTGAAGCCATCACCGAGCTTACCCACTCGGTGAATCGAGCGATTCTTTCTCAGGCGAGCAGCAGCCACTATTCACCGGCATTCTTGGGCTGCTTCAATCTGGGTCTCGGGACGCTTGCCTATGTGGGTGCCGGTCATCCGCCCGCATTGATAAAAGATGGCTCTGGGGTGACAACCCTCGAGTCCACTGGACTGCCGCTGGGATTGTTTTCACACGCCACGTACGAGCCGCAAATCTCGGTCCTGCAACCGGGAGCGGTCCTATTACTCGCCTCGCGTGGTCTGTGGGAAAGCCAGTGCAAAGGCGAGGAGTTTGGTGGCGAGCGTCTGAAAGAGAGTTTGGCCGACGAGCAGTTTACCGACGCGCAATACCTATGCGAGGCCATCTTGCGAACGGTGCAGCGTTACACCTGTGCCCCGCTGCTTCATAACGATGCAACCGTGATTGCGTTGCTGCGCACCAACCCTGGATCCAATTAA
- a CDS encoding tetratricopeptide repeat protein codes for MKNIRDIASAQTEVVTGQEITLVTLVTVEARGRTARIRPVRAFSSFSLMLMLACALSAPADTIHLKNGRLIYADRVRQATKNVEYDIGDNSYAIPKSVVDHVESGGAARAHSSSGQGASDSATQLPAFVPNNNLDQTQLPVTVVKDGRIDDSALESLERWGSSGLLAAGYFEAGKHELERGHSDQARGYFTRALSYAPGDAVILTHYAALLVNVREFAEAASVAQRAVRVDPNSADAYAVLGFAQFGADHSDQAVRSWKRSLQLRPDALIRQYLDKAERELKAESDFSERETGHFTLRYEGKQTSENFRRELMETLESNYQDLSRQLSVVPRNSIAVVLYTEEAFFDVTQAPSWSAAVNDGKLRIPIRGMTSITPELAGVLHHELAHSFINDVSRGRAPQWLHEGIAQLVEPRDPGAFGQRLGQVFRAHHGIPFNILERSFTGFSGLEARMAYDESLAAAAYIRDTFGMDDLRRILERIGEGNSPEAALRTTIHADYASLETEIGNYLKDKYGE; via the coding sequence ATGAAAAACATCAGAGACATCGCGAGCGCGCAAACGGAAGTTGTGACGGGACAAGAGATTACGCTGGTTACTTTGGTGACGGTGGAGGCCCGCGGACGCACTGCTAGAATCCGCCCCGTGCGGGCCTTTTCGAGCTTTTCATTAATGTTGATGCTTGCTTGTGCGCTCTCCGCGCCCGCAGACACTATTCACCTCAAAAACGGCCGACTCATCTACGCCGACCGTGTACGCCAAGCCACAAAAAACGTCGAGTATGACATCGGTGATAACTCCTATGCTATCCCCAAGTCAGTAGTAGATCACGTTGAAAGCGGCGGCGCGGCGAGGGCTCACTCCAGCAGCGGACAAGGCGCGAGTGATTCGGCAACTCAGCTTCCGGCCTTCGTCCCCAATAACAATCTGGACCAAACCCAGCTTCCGGTTACCGTGGTTAAAGACGGCCGGATTGACGATTCGGCACTGGAATCTCTTGAACGTTGGGGCAGCTCTGGCCTCTTGGCGGCGGGTTATTTTGAGGCGGGCAAGCACGAATTAGAGCGGGGACACAGCGACCAGGCGCGAGGCTACTTCACTCGTGCCCTCAGCTATGCCCCGGGTGACGCCGTTATCCTTACCCACTACGCAGCCCTCCTGGTGAATGTGCGGGAGTTCGCAGAGGCGGCCTCAGTCGCGCAGCGCGCAGTTCGAGTTGATCCGAACTCTGCCGACGCCTATGCCGTACTTGGCTTTGCCCAGTTTGGCGCAGACCACAGCGACCAAGCGGTACGTTCATGGAAGCGTTCTCTGCAGTTGCGGCCGGATGCACTGATCCGACAATACCTGGATAAGGCAGAACGTGAACTTAAGGCGGAGTCGGACTTTTCAGAGCGCGAAACCGGACACTTCACTTTGCGCTATGAGGGCAAGCAGACTTCGGAAAACTTTCGACGCGAATTGATGGAGACGCTGGAAAGCAACTACCAGGATCTTTCGCGACAGCTGAGCGTGGTTCCGCGCAACAGTATCGCCGTAGTGCTTTATACCGAAGAGGCATTTTTCGATGTAACTCAAGCTCCCAGCTGGTCGGCTGCAGTGAACGATGGAAAGCTACGCATCCCCATCCGCGGAATGACCTCGATCACACCAGAGCTGGCGGGAGTGCTTCACCACGAATTGGCCCACTCATTTATTAACGATGTAAGCCGGGGGCGCGCGCCGCAATGGCTGCATGAAGGCATAGCGCAACTGGTTGAGCCGCGTGATCCCGGTGCCTTCGGGCAACGATTGGGACAGGTTTTCCGTGCACACCACGGTATCCCGTTCAACATCCTGGAACGAAGCTTTACCGGGTTTTCTGGCCTTGAGGCACGAATGGCCTATGACGAGTCATTGGCTGCCGCCGCCTACATCCGCGACACCTTTGGCATGGATGATCTGCGCCGTATTCTGGAGAGAATCGGTGAAGGGAACTCCCCCGAGGCCGCCCTGCGCACCACGATTCATGCTGATTATGCAAGCCTTGAGACCGAGATCGGCAATTACTTGAAAGATAAGTACGGGGAATAA